From a region of the bacterium genome:
- a CDS encoding SDR family oxidoreductase, with translation MRALVTGGGGFIGSNLVEALLGRGHDVLVLDDFSTGRRANLAEAPAWAAAGNGAFALLEGDVRDRATVERATRGRDWIFHLAAVPSVVRSVADPLTSHLVNVDGTLLLLLAARDQGAKRFVFASSSSVYGESETLPKVETMPSAPISPYGLNKLASETYCLLFHRLYGLPTIALRYFNVFGPRQNPASEYAAVIPRFVAAAFAGERPTIFGTGEQTRDFTYVANVVDANLRAAEAPETACGQAYNIACGDRISLLRLVARISELTGRPLEPLHEPARPGDILHSMAGIEKARLGLGFAPQVSFDEGLAKTVDCFRRSA, from the coding sequence ATGCGCGCGTTGGTGACCGGAGGCGGCGGCTTCATCGGGTCGAACTTGGTCGAGGCGCTCTTGGGGCGCGGCCACGACGTGCTCGTCCTCGACGACTTCTCCACCGGACGGCGCGCGAACCTCGCCGAGGCGCCGGCGTGGGCGGCCGCGGGAAACGGCGCGTTCGCGCTGCTGGAAGGGGACGTGCGGGACCGCGCGACCGTCGAGCGCGCGACCCGCGGGCGGGACTGGATCTTCCATCTCGCGGCGGTTCCCTCGGTCGTCCGCTCGGTGGCCGACCCGCTCACCTCGCATCTGGTCAACGTGGACGGCACGCTGCTGCTGCTGCTGGCCGCGCGCGACCAAGGGGCGAAGCGGTTCGTCTTCGCCTCGTCCTCGTCCGTCTACGGCGAGTCGGAGACGCTGCCGAAGGTCGAGACGATGCCCTCGGCGCCGATCTCCCCCTACGGCCTCAACAAGCTCGCCTCCGAGACCTACTGCCTGCTCTTCCACCGCCTCTACGGGCTGCCGACGATCGCGCTGCGCTACTTCAACGTCTTCGGTCCGCGGCAGAACCCCGCCTCGGAGTACGCGGCGGTCATCCCGCGCTTCGTCGCCGCGGCCTTCGCCGGCGAGCGCCCGACGATCTTCGGCACGGGGGAGCAGACGCGCGACTTCACCTACGTGGCGAACGTCGTGGACGCCAATCTCCGCGCGGCCGAAGCGCCCGAGACGGCCTGCGGGCAGGCCTACAACATCGCCTGCGGCGACCGGATCAGCCTGCTGCGGCTGGTGGCGCGGATCTCCGAACTGACCGGGCGCCCGCTCGAGCCGCTGCACGAGCCGGCCCGCCCCGGCGACATCCTGCACTCGATGGCCGGCATCGAGAAGGCGCGCCTCGGCCTGGGGTTCGCGCCGCAGGTTTCTTTCGACGAAGGGCTGGCCAAGACCGTGGACTGCTTCCGGCGGTCGGCGTGA
- a CDS encoding UDP-glucose/GDP-mannose dehydrogenase family protein, translating into MNIAIVGTGYVGLVSGACFAEFGTSVTCVDIDERKIQALRRGEIPIYEPGLDSLVARNVAAGRLRFTTDLREAVRDNLAIFVAVGTPQDPHGRADLSSVKAAARSIAEAMDGYKVIVVKSTVPVGTGEKVEALIRETTGGKFPFSVASNPEFLREGAAIEDFMRPDRVVIGCEDEQAAAILQDLYRPLYLIETPIVRVRRRAAELIKYAANSFLALKISYINELSDLCENCGVDVHDIAKGIGLDRRIGGKFLHPGPGYGGSCFPKDTRALLSTAQEFGGGLSIVGAAVAFNDARPAAMVEKIRKAMGGDLAGKTVALLGLAFKPNTDDVRESPALAIAGGLAAAGAAVKAFDPAAMETARAAGFAGEAAADEYAACGDADALVIATEWNQFRNLDLERVKKALRTPLMVDLRNIYKRRDVEEKGLAYVAVGR; encoded by the coding sequence GTGAACATCGCAATCGTCGGCACCGGCTACGTCGGCCTCGTTTCGGGGGCCTGCTTCGCGGAATTCGGCACCAGCGTCACCTGCGTGGACATCGACGAGCGGAAGATCCAGGCGCTGCGCCGCGGCGAGATCCCGATCTACGAGCCCGGGCTCGACTCGCTCGTCGCGCGCAACGTCGCCGCGGGGCGGCTGCGCTTCACCACCGACCTGCGCGAGGCGGTGCGCGACAACCTGGCGATCTTCGTCGCCGTCGGCACGCCGCAGGACCCGCACGGCCGCGCCGACCTGAGCTCCGTCAAGGCCGCGGCGCGCAGCATCGCCGAGGCGATGGACGGCTACAAGGTGATCGTCGTCAAGTCCACCGTGCCGGTCGGCACGGGGGAGAAGGTCGAGGCGCTGATCCGCGAGACGACCGGCGGGAAGTTCCCGTTCAGCGTCGCCAGCAACCCGGAGTTTCTGCGCGAAGGGGCGGCGATCGAGGACTTCATGCGCCCCGACCGCGTGGTGATCGGCTGCGAGGACGAACAGGCCGCGGCGATCCTGCAGGACCTGTACCGGCCGCTCTACCTCATCGAGACGCCGATCGTGCGGGTCCGCCGGCGCGCCGCGGAACTGATCAAGTACGCCGCGAACTCGTTCCTCGCGCTCAAGATCTCCTACATCAACGAGCTGTCCGACCTCTGCGAGAACTGCGGCGTCGACGTCCACGACATCGCGAAGGGGATCGGCCTCGACCGCCGGATCGGCGGCAAGTTCCTCCATCCCGGCCCGGGCTACGGCGGCTCCTGCTTCCCCAAGGACACGCGGGCGCTCCTTTCGACCGCGCAGGAGTTCGGCGGCGGCCTCTCGATCGTCGGCGCCGCGGTGGCGTTCAACGACGCGCGCCCGGCGGCGATGGTGGAGAAGATCCGCAAGGCGATGGGCGGGGACCTCGCCGGCAAGACGGTCGCCCTGCTCGGCCTGGCCTTCAAGCCGAACACGGACGACGTGCGCGAGTCGCCGGCGCTGGCGATCGCCGGCGGCCTGGCCGCGGCGGGCGCCGCGGTCAAGGCGTTCGATCCGGCGGCGATGGAAACCGCGCGCGCCGCGGGCTTCGCCGGCGAGGCGGCCGCGGACGAGTACGCCGCCTGCGGCGACGCCGACGCGCTCGTCATCGCCACGGAATGGAACCAGTTCCGGAACCTCGACCTCGAGCGGGTGAAGAAGGCGCTCAGGACGCCGCTGATGGTCGATCTCCGCAACATCTACAAGCGGCGGGACGTCGAGGAGAAGGGTCTCGCCTACGTCGCCGTCGGGCGCTGA